A single window of Vanessa tameamea isolate UH-Manoa-2023 chromosome 5, ilVanTame1 primary haplotype, whole genome shotgun sequence DNA harbors:
- the LOC113392359 gene encoding ras-related protein Rab-7a, whose protein sequence is MSSRKKVLLKVIILGDSGVGKTSLMNQFVNKKFSNQYKATIGADFLTKEVIVDDRIVTMQIWDTAGQERFQSLGVAFYRGADCCVLVFDVTAPNTFKSLESWRDEFLIQASPRDPENFPFVILGNKVDLDNRAVSAKRAQQWCQSKNDIPYFETSAKEAVNVELAFQTIARNALAQETEAELYNEFPDQIKLNANDNGRNRDGDNCAC, encoded by the coding sequence ATGTCTTCAAGGAAAAAGGTTCTTTTAAAAGTTATCATCCTGGGCGACAGTGGCGTTGGTAAAACTTCATTGATGAATCAGtttgtcaataaaaaatttTCCAACCAGTACAAGGCAACAATAGGCGCTGATTTTCTCACGAAAGAGGTAATTGTCGACGACCGTATCGTCACAATGCAGATCTGGGACACAGCGGGGCAGGAGCGATTCCAATCACTAGGGGTTGCGTTTTATCGTGGGGCGGATTGTTGCGTCTTAGTTTTTGACGTAACTGCCCCCAACACGTTTAAGTCCTTGGAGAGTTGGAGAGACGAATTTTTGATACAAGCATCTCCACGCGATCCGGAAAACTTTCCATTCGTTATACTAGGTAATAAAGTTGATTTGGATAATCGTGCTGTATCTGCCAAACGAGCCCAGCAATGGTGTCAAAGTAAAAATGACATCCCTTATTTCGAAACAAGTGCCAAAGAAGCTGTGAATGTTGAGCTTGCGTTTCAAACAATAGCACGCAATGCGTTGGCGCAAGAAACAGAAGCAGAGCTGTACAATGAGTTCCCTGATCAAATCAAGCTGAATGCTAATGATAATGGTCGCAACAGGGACGGAGATAACTGTGCTTGCTAG